A window of Phragmites australis chromosome 2, lpPhrAust1.1, whole genome shotgun sequence genomic DNA:
TTCTTGTGCAGCCACTAACTTAGTGGAACTTGCAAAGAGCTTTCCTGAGAACTCTTTTGAGATGTGCACGCATTGTAAATACTTGACAAACTGGTTGTGTATATTTAGGTTCAAGTCAGGAATAGACTCACCTGGTTGGCCTCCTAGTATAATTGGTTTAAGCTGTAAACAGTTGACATTGTAACCAATAATTCTGCAAGAATGCTAAAAGAACTACCTATACTATCAAAAACATCGTTCGAAATATCAATTGTGTTTTATCGAAATAACAATCCAAGTTGGGCAAGTTCAAGCTTCACCTCTGAACATTTCTCAAGTGGAGGAAAGGATCTCAAGCTATCAAAACAATGTATGTCAGTTCCTTAGCATAGCTCAATTGAGTACAATAGCAATGTAAGCAGTAACGTTTTTCCGATTAAAATTGCTAGTCACCGTGCTGAACTGATGCTGATAACACTTCAAATAACAAAGGTACAcagaaaaactcaaaataacAATCCAAGTTCTGCAACATGTCTCCACAATACCTGCTAATAAGATTGAAGGAGCGTAGAAAATCCAACCCCAGTACCTAAGCAATTACCAAGCTTTTTGTTCTCAAATTAACAGCTGTGCTACATGCATGTCCGCAAACTGCTGTTCTACACAGAAATATTGTTGTACATGTACTTTGTCAGGTGACAACGTCAGAAACATCCTCTGCTACCTAAAGAGTCTTGAGTGTTAGCATTAGCCATCATAGGAAGAACATCCAATGTGATAGGCTTCCTGAAGATCTGAACCTACATTTGAAGTCTGGTGATAAGGGTGGTGGACAGGAGGTAAAAGCAAAGCTAAGGATTTGTCCATCAGCAGAAGCCGTCGGCATTTGCTGCATACAAAGTAATCCAAGCATTACTTATTCGCACAACAGAAATACAAATAATAATACTACGTGCATCGAGATAAACATCTAGGGGTATTACCTGCACACCTTTGTAAATAGAGACTGATAGCTGGCGATCCAACGCTGCAAGAAGATGATATGTTCTTAGTAACAGAAAGTGTCCAAAATGAAGAAACAACGAAAGCGTAGGAACTAGGAACAGTGTCATTCAAGTTTTCGGCAATGACTGTCCCCATAAAAGAAGTCAGTGACTGGATTACTAATACAAAAGTATCCAAGGGACTAGTAAAGTAGTAATTATTGCAACTTACCAATAGTAGAGATAGTGCTTTACTGGGTTTGACACTGATGAAGTACTGCAATGCCTTGTCAGCATGTTCCTACATATTCAAAACAATGTGTTAACTAGACCCATCTTTCCCCTCTAGTGCCTCTTATTagagcaaaaaataaaaaagaacatagAAGAAGCACTTACCTTTACATGCTTAAATACATGATGCACTGACAGGCCTCTCGCGTGAAGGTAGCTACCTCCCTAGTAGAATATTCACATCATGTGTCAAAAAGGATATCTTGGACACTTATTTTGGTGACTAAACTTGCCCTATtgagaatatcatggaaacatGCTAGAACAATGAAGTCATCACGGAGCATAGGCAACAAATAATCAGACAAGTCTGCCTATGCAAAGTTCATAACTGAGCTGGAGAGGGTCAACTTTTGGAAAACATCCTTACCTCGGTGGGAGAGAAGAATGCTACAGCATCAGGATCAGTAGATCCAGCAGGATGCAGTGACACTACAGCTCTAAATATTGAAGGAACCAGCAACTCAATTACTGCAACCTGGTCTATGGAAGTTGTCAGAGCACCAGATCTCAATTTGCCCATATTTTGCAGGTTCAACTCTTTAGAGGGATCCACAAAGTCATCATCCATCAGAGATGCTAGTGATGAAGCTCTTTTTGACCAATCCAGATGCCGGTATGTGAATATTTTCAGGTTAGGTACTTCATTTCCTAGATTTTTCAGTATTTCAGATAAAGTTTTTTCCTCTAGCTCTTCATTGCTGGCAGACAATCTTGTCCTTTTAGCGACACCAGGTTCACCATCATGGAGATGGCTAAGCACTTCGTCTTCTAGATGAGGAAAGAATCTTCTTTTCTGGTCAGTGAAGGCCTTGAGAGCTAACCTGAAAACATCATTGGACGAACAAGAATCCAAAATCATCGATAATCCAAACATTGTAAAATATGAATAATGCAAAAGTTGAAACTCTCTTCCCCAGCTTCCTGCCAAATCTTTAAAGCAGTAAGCAATGATTGGGTGCCATTCAAAATCACCGCGAATACCACTACTAATCATCCTCAACCAGCAGCGATGACTGGAGGCCATGATGGAATTTAAATAGGTTTCGAGTTTAGAGAGAATTTAAAGGGATAGTTGAGAGACGTAAATTGGACTATGTCCTTATCACGAAATGAAACAACCACACATGATGAATAATTTTTAGATGTTTTAGTTTACTaaacaaaagggaaaaaaagaaatttgcTAACTCGTGGCCTCTTCCCATATACCTGTGGATGATTGCAATGTAAGGTACTAACATCTAAACATGTCATGAATAAAAAGAACTGGGACATTTCCAATGCCATTCTACGTAAAAAAAATACGGTGCACtggaaaaaaaacatttatgTTCAGCACACAATACTACTAAAAATCTGTAGAAATAATCCAAACACTGCAATGATGAAACATATTGTGTTAGACGAATGTGGTAGACAAATTCCTCTcaagaatgttttttttttccaaaattagaGAAAGcaaagttcaaaaaaaaaaaaaaaacacacaagtGGGAAAAGGAGGAGTAAACTGCCCATTCATTAAATCATCAAATAACAGTCATGACAACACCTATGCAATGCACCGATTGCAAGTCGTTGTGATATTCAGAGTTGAACAATGATTGCACAAATTCAGCTGCCACAAAGAACCATATTGTTGTAGGTAGAACCACTGTGGAATATGTTAAGGGTAAAATGGTCATTGTCTAGTAGTCTAGGATTTGGGTGTCTCATGTACTATATATTTGCCCCTTGGGCTGTGGAATGGAAAAGCACACATTCATACACTCCTCTCCATCTAACAGAATAAACATCATAAACTGTATTCCTTTAATGCAGGCTGGTGAAAATGTCACGGGTCAACAGCGAATAAATAGGGAAAAGAAGCACATCATGTTGCAGCAGTAGCTAAACAACACAACAAAAGATAGTGAATAATGAAGTTTACCTAGTTCTGTCAACAGCAGATGCACCAGCCTGGCCCGCCAGTTGACGCTTCCAAGCATAAGCTACAACAGCACCATCTGGACAAACAAGTGGCATGTGCAAGCCCCATGAATTGCCTTGAGCTTTAAGGGCCCCATTAAGAACTCCAGACTCCTCTAATTGCCTTCCTAACAGCAAAAAAGGGAATTACTCACAGGCGAACAAGAACAAAAGGGCTACAAGATACCTGTTAGGCTACACTTAAACAACTGGAGCTTTCCAGGATTCAAATGGTTAGCCTGATCTGAGCCATTTTATATGAAAGCTtcacaaaggaaaacaaaatttcAGTACAAATGCATAGAACATACCAATAGAGTAGTGTCACCAATGACTCCAGAAGTGAAAGTCATAATAAACACCACAAAACTGCAATCAGTCCATGGACTGAAAAGTGAACATTATGCCTTAGGCATACAGGTTCCTTACGCTACTTTACTAGGAGAATAATTGCAAAAGAAGACAACAGAAATAGAGGGTCTTCACATGCCTTTCAAATATTGTGCTCAACTAAATTCAATATGGCTCCAGATAAATTTATGGCTTTCAAATATCATGAGTCACAGTCAGATGGTGTATTACCTATAACTAGTAAGTCCAGATTTTTCTCAAGCCTGAAATCTTATAAGTGCTAATTTTAGTACAAAAGTTCCACGGAGGTTAGGCCACTCTCAATGCTTGATTTCTTAGGTGATGTctaagaggagagagagagtaaggAATTGATGTTAAGAAATAAGCTTCCAATGCACACATGTGTGTTGCTTGTTTCTTGAGGTCTCCTAAAGcaatttattatctcacaatCATCTAGGATTGCTTAAAGAGCTAGTTTCTTCCATAAAAAGCAatctccttctctctccacTCTAAATTGCTTGCCACATCATATTTTTACTTAGATGGACACCTAAATAATGTCTAAGAAACTAACATTAGGAGTGGCCTTATAATGTTGTACTAGAGCAAGAATGTACCATTATGTGTTCTAGAAGAACAAAATGGTCCCACctttagagcatctccaactgACTTCTCATCCGAACCCCTACCCTATTTTTGAGGGGCCGGCGATCAAAAATCGCCTCCAACTAACCCCTCATTCGGCCCCCTTTCTTTAAGGAGCCCCcaaatctcctccctcacccccacATCTAGGGGCTAGGTATGTCAACGGGGaaattccccgcggggaatGGGTAACCATCCCCGTTCCGATTTGGGGAAATTTttcccgtccccgtccccgctcgCGGGGGAGAAAATtctcccatccccgtccccgcgGAGGGAAATATACCCGACGAGTTCCCCGTCCCCGCTACGCTAGCACGATGAAGGGCCTGCTGGCTGACGGGCTTTGGTGGGTTGGGCTTTAGTTGGGCCGTTTCTTGCATATATGGGTCATGGAGAGTTTAAATATTTCGGGGAATTATCCCCGCGGGGAAACGGGGACGGAGGATAGGGAACCGTCCCCGCCCCCGCCATACCCGACGGGGGAGAATTTTCCCCCAAAATTggccccatccccatcccctaaTAGGGGATTTCCCTGTCGGGGAACGGGGATCGGGgccccgttgacatccctacTAGGGGCTCTCATCCGGCCCCTCATCCACGGCTGCCCCCCTCCCGTGCCGCCCCGCCCACACACGGTCCCGCTGCACAGCTCCCTACCgtgccgccgcgcccgcgcacGGCCCCTCCCTCGCTGGTGCGCTGCCCTGCACCCACCAGCTTGCCCACGCTGCGCCGTCGCCCGCGCCCGCACCATGGAGAcgtggagagagggagctcgtgagagagagggagcccAGGTCGGCGTTGAGAGAAAGGGAGGTCAGGGAGAGACAGGAGCTTGGGGAGAGAGAGTTacaaagatattaataaaatagaggttaTTCGAATATAAGGGGTTAAATATGAGATGTCGGTTCGAACACGTTGAAAAGTAGGGGTGGAATCTGGACAAGGAGCCTCTAAATAGGAGAAACTAGTTTGATTAGCACGCCTACGTCGTgcctgttttttatttttttatggagcatgacaaaagaagacaaaaaatttaggttcacaaattttgtatattttaatatttatttatgaaattattaatgttacccacatttaattaattatagagaaaacagtagtacttttatgcatgcacatagttttaacatgtaggtgaaagtaatactaacctaaaaaaattgtttcatatttttttgagttttagatatttttctttgcattttagattttttcagctgatttattaatataactaatattcatattgacattttctagaattttccaaaaaagaaaattacatatgtatgtatacatatatatatatacacatatggatatacatatgcatgcatacatatacttatatatacatatatatctacgtatatacatacatacatacatacctaTATACATAggtatacatgcatatacataccAAGGCCTGCTGCTACAGTAGCAGGGCCATGGGAGGTTGAGAATTCTTCCACAATTAGTATATTGATATTGATAAAGGGTCAAATATGAGTAGCCGGTTGTAGATGCTTTGCAAAATATATTTTCCAATAGTGCTCGTTCCACAAATAATCCTCGAAGATCGCAGTCATCAATTTCCCGAACATAAGTTAGACAACATCGCAGGTGCTAATTTCAATTTTTCATTAATCATTAACAAAAGAAGGGACAGGATCGTTTCTCGGCAAAATTTGATGTTTGCCACTCGAGAAAGCTGCAATCAGTAAAACGCCACTCAGTAAAGCTGCAATCAATAATCCAAGGGAGCTATCAAGAACCTCCCGGACCGAGATGGGAGGGAGAACGGGGGTGGTAGGGCGGAGATGCTAGGGGAGGGCAGGGTACCTGCCGAGGGCGCGGAGGTCCTGGAAATGGCGGCGCATGGCAGCCTCCTCCTGGGTGACGGCGCGCGCGGTCCTGTCGGCGTGCTGGTGGGCGTTGTACGGGGGCGCACCGCCGGCGACGAAGAGGGCCTCGAGGAGGCGATCCCCGCTGAGCCGGATGTCCGCGATGAGCCGGCCCGCGCGCCCTAGCCGCTCCATCGCCTGCGCCACCTGCTTCGGCGGCGCGTCCCCGCCCGCCGGATCGTACGTGTGacccgccgccggcgccaccgccgaCTGCGCGACCACGAccgcctgcgcctgcgcctTAGCCTGCTGCATCTTGCTCCCCATTCTCGTTTCGCTCCGTCTCACCTTTGGGGATCCGAGACTCCGAGTTCACGAGCTGCGGGGTGTGCCTGAATAAATTGAGGAAAAGAATCTATTTTGGCTCTTTTTAACTCTAGCGTTGGTCTGATTTTACTCCTCAACTTACAAACCAGTTACGCTCCCTTAATAATTAAAActgtttgttttctttcctaaatagtttAAACAGTAGTTTTATTCGAGATAGACCACACATAACAATAAACTACACATGTCATATAATATCttattctctttttcttctcttttctcgctctccaaaagaaaaaagaaaaaagatcagACTATGGCTACAACCAGCATGTTTTGGCATGCAGGGTTGTTGACGGTCGACAAGTCATGTGGGGGAGGTGCCGTGGGGCAGGGTGTGACTGGAGTGGGATGGTGGTACGTGTTACATACGTAAAGTGAAGGTGACGGAGGTATAGACTCGTGTGACTATTTGTAAAGTTTAAAGATGATATGCAGATCTTCAATAAGAACTGCGACGTGACCTATGAGATCAGTTTTGATTCAGCAACTTTGTGCTCATGTTCTTGATGTTGCTGCGGCTTCGAGCAGTCCACGCGTGCATGTGAGTTCGTGCAAGAAGGATAGTGTGATGTTGCTTGTAATCATGATCTCTGTGTGCCACGCTTGTAGTAGATAACCATATACATGCAACACAAGGAGTCGGCCATTATAGCTAGAATCCTTAATAAATTAAAAAGATGAGTTTTTTGATGCGGCGGTCGGCCTCAGTGTGCACTACACGGCCCCACAACGCCTCCTAGTGCACGCCCTTTCAACCACTAACGATGTCGCACGCCGGATCGCGCCGGCTGCAACCACGGcctgatctttttttttctttttggagagagagaaaagagagaagaagatgatgatgagatATCAGATGATATGTGGGGTCAACTACCATATCTGATCTATATTAGACAAAATCACTGCTAAATAGCATAATTGGACTGAGGGAGCATAATTGATTTTTCGGTTGAGGGAGCATAATTGGACTGAGGCAAAAGTTAAAGTACCTAAAATAGACTTTTTTCCATAAATAGATGATTTGCTGAATAGCAACCGGATAGTGGGCCAAAATTGGCCCATGGATGACAGCTTCCAACCaagaactttttttatttttatatttttaaaatctaaaaattgtaaatatatgggtccatttttaaattttgcaaTTCTATATACTTATTGTTCGTTGTAAGGGCGACATGTCTACGTGGCCTGCCACCATGGTGGATAGGTCTCGTTACTTGTCGTCCATTGGAAGAGCGATATGTATATGTCGCCATTCCAACGGGTGACAAGTAGTTGAATTATTTATTTCAAATGAAATTACGAATGTTATAAAATATAAGTTTATgaattttgttaaattgttgTGAATCCATAttatagatattttaaaaagtgGATTAATCAGACGAGGAGAGTAGAAACCAGTAATTTGATTCGCAAAGGTAAATATTTACAATTAATACAAAGTTCGATGTTCATATTGTAAATATCACAATGCCGATGATAGAACATAGATTCTACTGCATAGATCGAGGGATAGACCGATTGCTTTGAGTTCTCTATTGTGATACTGATAAAAGATGGAAGgtagaaaaataaatcagatgTAAAATACTAATATAGTAGAATAAGATGTCAATAATATCTGATAGAAGCAATACAATTATTAAATTATTCCTAAATCCTAAATATATCCCTGCTTAGGGGACAATCCTCTATGCTCATATGAGCGACAAGTAGGTGGCATTTGACATGGATGTCATAGTGGCCTTGTCACCTAGTCCAAAGCCACTGACACTACTGTCGTCCTTCCAACATGAGATGATTatagaattgcaaaatttgaaaatggatacatatatttgcaatttttggattttaaaataaaaaattatactaACCAATATAGATCTTATTGGGTCGGCCACCTCCTCTAGAGTTGAACTTCTCGGCCTGGTTATTCAAATCCTCCAAAAAAATGAGTCACCTGTAATTACAACTAGGGGTTAAAAATTCACTAAAGTTTTACGAATTTCAAGAATTTTAGAAGGAAATGAAATAtctaatatgattttttttcactgaCATATGTGATCCACAGAGAAAGAGGAcaaaaaattattgaaatttCGGAGCCGAAATTCGACGAAATTTTGGTCTTTTTGTTggtgaacgaaaaaaattataaaacaaaattggaATACCTGATTACAACTGTCCGGTAGATTGTTATTTTGAGACGGTGGATACTCGGATCCATGGAATCCCCCAATGTTTTTTCAATCTAATCTTTATGGTTTAGTTCAAATTCATGCCTTCTTTTTCATCTGAAATGTTATTTTATCTGATGAGTTTATATCTGTGTTCCAATATGATAAACTAATATATATGTTTTGTTGCCACGTCACTAAGTACTTGAACGAGAACTTTGTGAGTAAGTTTGACTTGGACGCGTCCGCTTTTCGAGTTCGTGGTGGAATTTAATTATTCCTTTGATTTAATGTATTTTCACACTGCCTTTGTGAGAGTAAAGTTCCCCTGCTAATAAAAGTAATTATAATAGTGAATTGTGTTACACTGATAATAACATTGACATTAATGAAATATTAAGTACTCCATCTATTTAGAAATAGTAGACCTATTTCTTTTATGCTCGGTCTTCGAAGCAGGATTTTAACTAAGATTTTCTCATaagatatattatttataattacaaaatttatatagcgtgaaatcattttgaattgtgaaactagatgtataatttttatacactagatattcttataatttgattaaatgttactCAAATTACACcaaatttgacttttttaaaaaatacgtCCACTATTTCTAAACGGAAGGAGTAAGTTAGTAGAATAGTGTCCAAATCCTTTTAAACCAATTTATACGGGATGTATACCCTCAATCATAAATactttatattttaaaaagatCTAGCAAACTTTTAAAACTGTGACTAtcaataaattttaaagtatttattttagatacatgaaaatcacatatataaatttatcttaaaaaatacttttatattctaataaatCTGTTAGACTTTACAAAtttattctaataaaaaataattgtcAAAGTCTAATTTTAAGACCGTGATATTTTTGGCAGAGGGAGTAACATTCGATTCCTTACTCGAGCGTATGCGAATTCATGAATTCGATTTCGCTTATTTTcgttcaaaaaagaaagaattcGAATTCGTTTATCAGCCCCATTGGCTGGCCATTGCACGCCTGCTGCCAACGACTTCCAACAAGCTCCTCCTCTCGAGCTCTCCCGGCCTTTCGAACGCTCCACTCCCCGGCCCGCCACCGCCATGCCCCTCCCCGGCGGCAAAGGCGAGCTGCCTCCCCCTCCTCTGCCGCTCCCCTCGCTCATCAAGCTCGGCCGCGCCGTCACCGCGCGCCACGTCGACCGCCTCCTGgccgccctcctccgccgccgcaagCACCGCCTCCTAGCCGCGCTTGCCTCCCAGGCGCTCGCCAACGCCGTCGCCCCCACCCCGCGTACACACCTCCTCACTGCCTCTGCGCTGCTCGACTCCGCACACCCACGCGACGCGGCACAGCGCCTCGCGCTCGCCTCTTCGGCGCCCGCCTCCTGCGCCAGCCGCTGCCTCTGGGGCGCGCTGCTCCGCCGGGCCTGTGCCGGGTCCGGCGACCCGCACCACGCGCTGGAgctgctcgccgccgccgttgagGACCACGGCGCGGTGCTTTCCCCGTCCACGTACCGCGTGATGGTGGTGGGGCTGTGCGCCCGCGGGGAGGTGGATCGCGCGCTCAAGGCGTTCGACGTAATGACCGAGAGGGGTTGTCAGGTGGACGATCGTGTTTGCAGCTCCATCGTTTCTGGATTCTCCAGGGCCGGGAAGGCCGGGGCGGGGTTGGAGTTCTACAAGAGGCTGAGGAGCGAATTCAGTGGGTTTGAGCCAGGCCTGGTGACATTGACGTCTGTTGTTCATGCGCTTGGGTTGGAGGGGAGAATTGTTGAGATGGCAGAACTGCTGCGGGAGATGGAGTGCAAGGGCATGGGTGCTGATGCGGTGCTTTACAGCAGCATGGTTCATGGATTGATGAGTCGTGGGTTCTTGATGGAAGGGCTTCGGGAGCATCGGTCAATGTTAGATAAGGGCATCACAGCCGATGTGGTTAACTACACTACTGTTATTGATGGTCTGTGCAGAGAAGGTAGCGTGGAGAAAGTAATAGGGTTCTTGGATGAGATGGAGCGACGAGATGCCAAGCCAAATTTGATTACTTATACATCACTTGTGAGGGGTTTCTGCAAGAGAAACAGGTTGGAAGATTCTTTCTCTATTTTAAggcaactgaaacaaacaggcatgGTGGTGGACGAGTATGTATATTCGATTTTGATTGACAATTTGTGTAAAAAGGGAGATTTGGATAGGGCTTTCTCTTTGCTCGATGAGATGGAGAATAAGGGGGTAAAGGCTGGCATTGTAACATACAACGCAGTAATGAATGGTCTATGTAAGGCTGGCGACACTGAAAAGGCCGTCGAAATCTTTGAAGGTGTTGCTGCTGATAACTTCACATATAGCACACTATTACATGGTTACATGAACAGAGATGATGCAACTGGTGTTATGGCAATAAGGGGCAGACTTGAGAGTAGTGGGATTTCCATGGATATTGTCACATGCAACGTCCTTGTCAAAGCATTGTTTATGATTAACAAGGTGGATGACGCCTGGAGCTTGTTTCATAAAATGCCTGAGATGGGCTTAAGACCTAATACTATTACCTACCATACAATGATAGACATGATGTGTAAACTTGAGAAAATTGACAAGGCACTggaattatttgataaatataaGAAAGATTCATCATTGTCCAGTACTGTTGTTCATGATTGCCTGATTAGAGCACTATGTAATGGGAGAAAAGTTGACATGGCTGAccaaatattttatgatcttGTTCAGAAAAAATTAAGGCCTGATTACTGTAACTGCAGGAAGTTGATTCATGCTCATTTCAAAGAACGCGGTGAACATGGTGTGCTGGATTTCATTTTTAAGGTTGGTGAATTAGATATTGACTTATTTTCATCTGCTTGCAATTATGCTTCTGCTTTCTTAAGCAGCAGGAATTGTTGTCAAGCAGCAATGGATGCTTATAAGTTACTCAGGATGCAAGCCATTCCTGTAACTAGTAAAACATGCTATAAGCTACTCAAGAGCTTACACCGAAATGGAAGTGAAGATGTCATAAAACCATTGTTATGTGAGTTCATTAAGATTCATGGCTTGCATGAACCTAGAATGATTAATATGCTGTCTTGTCATCTTAGCAAGAGAAGTGTTAGTGAAGCTATTTGGTTTTCCAATTCCATGGATAATGTCAGTGTTCCTGTCAGTGTTCTGAGAGGAGCTGTCTATGCTCTAAAGAAGCAGGGTGAAGTACTGGATGCATGCAACTTTTTGAAGGAAGCTGAAAAAAATGGGTTTTCAGTAGATTTAGCCATGTACTCCATAGTGGTGGATGGCCTTTGTAAAGGTGGATATCTTGAAAAAGCATTAGACCTCTGTGAAAGCATGAAAAAAGAGGGGCTTTGTCCAAACATTGTCATCCATAACTCAGTTCTCAATGGTTTGTGCCAACAAGGATGCCTTACTGAAGCATTCAGGCTCTTTGACTACCTAGAAAGCAGCAAGATGCTTCCCACAATGATCACTTATACCATACTTATAGGTGCTTTGTGCAGAGAAGGTCTGTTGGATGATGCATATCAATTGTTTCAGAAAATGTCCAACAAGGGTATGAGACCCACAACCCGTGTTTACAACTTGCTGATAAGTGGTTACTGTAACTTTGGATTAACTGAAAAAGCACTAGAGCTTATGTCTCATTTGGAGGAACTCTTTCTACTACCAGATTGTTTTACACTTGGTTCAGTTATTAGTGGACTCTGTCTGAAAGGTGATACTGAAGCTGCATTAAGCTTCTTTAATGAATACCGTTATAAGGATATATTACctgattttgttggtttcatgagcCTGATAAAAGGACTCTACGCAAAAGGAAGGATGGAAGAATCCAGGGGCATCTTGAGGGAGATGTTTCAGTGCAAAGAAGTCGTGGAGTTAATAAACAGTGTTGGAGATAAGATTCAAGCAGAGTCTCTTGTTGGCCTCCTATCTTCCGCATGTGATCAAGGGCAGATTGACGAAATTGTGACTATTCTAAATGAAGTGGGACTCATGTTTTTATCCTCTTCAGATTCTAGCAGTTATAATGCACTTGCACACCTCAAGAAGCTACAGAAAACTGAGGATGCTTGTGATTCCATGACAGATTCAGGACAAGTTTTAAGTCCAGTCGCTTATGATGTTTCTAGGAATAGTATTCATAGGAGTTCTGAGCGCATAGTTCAACCCATGATAGATGGAGATGATAGTTTATCTAAACTAAGTGATGATACTGATATTGACTAC
This region includes:
- the LOC133893545 gene encoding mediator of RNA polymerase II transcription subunit 27-like, yielding MGSKMQQAKAQAQAVVVAQSAVAPAAGHTYDPAGGDAPPKQVAQAMERLGRAGRLIADIRLSGDRLLEALFVAGGAPPYNAHQHADRTARAVTQEEAAMRRHFQDLRALGRQLEESGVLNGALKAQGNSWGLHMPLVCPDGAVVAYAWKRQLAGQAGASAVDRTRLALKAFTDQKRRFFPHLEDEVLSHLHDGEPGVAKRTRLSASNEELEEKTLSEILKNLGNEVPNLKIFTYRHLDWSKRASSLASLMDDDFVDPSKELNLQNMGKLRSGALTTSIDQVAVIELLVPSIFRAVVSLHPAGSTDPDAVAFFSPTEGGSYLHARGLSVHHVFKHVKEHADKALQYFISVKPSKALSLLLRWIASYQSLFTKVCSKCRRLLLMDKSLALLLPPVHHPYHQTSNVGSDLQEAYHIGCSSYDG
- the LOC133893552 gene encoding pentatricopeptide repeat-containing protein At5g57250, mitochondrial, translating into MPLPGGKGELPPPPLPLPSLIKLGRAVTARHVDRLLAALLRRRKHRLLAALASQALANAVAPTPRTHLLTASALLDSAHPRDAAQRLALASSAPASCASRCLWGALLRRACAGSGDPHHALELLAAAVEDHGAVLSPSTYRVMVVGLCARGEVDRALKAFDVMTERGCQVDDRVCSSIVSGFSRAGKAGAGLEFYKRLRSEFSGFEPGLVTLTSVVHALGLEGRIVEMAELLREMECKGMGADAVLYSSMVHGLMSRGFLMEGLREHRSMLDKGITADVVNYTTVIDGLCREGSVEKVIGFLDEMERRDAKPNLITYTSLVRGFCKRNRLEDSFSILRQLKQTGMVVDEYVYSILIDNLCKKGDLDRAFSLLDEMENKGVKAGIVTYNAVMNGLCKAGDTEKAVEIFEGVAADNFTYSTLLHGYMNRDDATGVMAIRGRLESSGISMDIVTCNVLVKALFMINKVDDAWSLFHKMPEMGLRPNTITYHTMIDMMCKLEKIDKALELFDKYKKDSSLSSTVVHDCLIRALCNGRKVDMADQIFYDLVQKKLRPDYCNCRKLIHAHFKERGEHGVLDFIFKVGELDIDLFSSACNYASAFLSSRNCCQAAMDAYKLLRMQAIPVTSKTCYKLLKSLHRNGSEDVIKPLLCEFIKIHGLHEPRMINMLSCHLSKRSVSEAIWFSNSMDNVSVPVSVLRGAVYALKKQGEVLDACNFLKEAEKNGFSVDLAMYSIVVDGLCKGGYLEKALDLCESMKKEGLCPNIVIHNSVLNGLCQQGCLTEAFRLFDYLESSKMLPTMITYTILIGALCREGLLDDAYQLFQKMSNKGMRPTTRVYNLLISGYCNFGLTEKALELMSHLEELFLLPDCFTLGSVISGLCLKGDTEAALSFFNEYRYKDILPDFVGFMSLIKGLYAKGRMEESRGILREMFQCKEVVELINSVGDKIQAESLVGLLSSACDQGQIDEIVTILNEVGLMFLSSSDSSSYNALAHLKKLQKTEDACDSMTDSGQVLSPVAYDVSRNSIHRSSERIVQPMIDGDDSLSKLSDDTDIDYHNLLGKSFDDDFDSYYAAIASLCSKGEVIKANKAIEAMIQNSG